From a single Sulfitobacter sp. DSM 110093 genomic region:
- a CDS encoding MarR family winged helix-turn-helix transcriptional regulator, with translation MNKKTIATSPGPPTDDRLTYGTAQPPESNSLDHGILHEFIGMYLRRAYEVAYEDFRARLGKDALQPGYFTILTLIVRNPRISQTQIGTASARDKSSVTKALRWMEDEDLIVRLRSAHDRRIHLSVATEKGIKQQALMEAKALGHLHSLNDAIGPERYATFISTLKDLIDSMETIAATRAD, from the coding sequence ATGAATAAGAAAACCATAGCCACAAGCCCAGGGCCCCCCACGGATGACCGGCTCACTTATGGGACTGCACAGCCTCCGGAAAGCAACTCATTAGACCACGGCATTCTCCATGAATTCATCGGCATGTATCTGCGCCGTGCCTATGAAGTTGCCTATGAAGACTTCCGCGCGCGTTTGGGCAAGGACGCACTGCAACCCGGCTATTTCACCATTTTGACCTTGATCGTCCGAAACCCACGCATCAGTCAGACCCAGATCGGCACCGCATCCGCCCGCGACAAATCAAGTGTTACAAAAGCACTCCGGTGGATGGAAGACGAAGACCTGATTGTCCGACTAAGATCCGCTCACGATCGGCGAATACACCTAAGTGTTGCGACCGAAAAAGGGATCAAGCAACAGGCTTTGATGGAAGCAAAAGCACTGGGTCACTTACACTCACTTAACGATGCGATCGGCCCAGAACGATATGCAACTTTTATTTCCACGCTAAAAGATTTGATTGACAGCATGGAGACCATCGCCGCTACACGAGCTGATTAG
- a CDS encoding phosphodiesterase, with protein sequence MTLKIVVLSDLHIVREGETTHTLDTADRLARGVAAINARHADADFCVLAGDLADLGEAEAYVRLQSILSELTVPCHITLGNHDDRPVFLEVFGKDYEAETGCIDKVIDHKGYRTILLDSSEPGIHPGVLTDAQYDWLEERLLEAADKPVIGILHHHANPLFTRVDRIILRDGARLANLLATHGDVRQVIAGHVHYNSTALWRGIPFTTMSGNHYNVTVNLDGGTFEELDGPAQIAVILADADQTLVHFDNYIDSSTVIVTR encoded by the coding sequence ATGACACTCAAGATCGTTGTACTAAGCGACTTACACATCGTACGCGAAGGAGAGACAACCCACACGCTTGACACTGCAGACCGGTTGGCACGCGGCGTGGCGGCCATTAATGCGCGCCATGCGGATGCAGACTTCTGTGTTCTGGCGGGGGATTTGGCCGACCTGGGGGAGGCGGAAGCCTATGTCCGGTTGCAGTCGATCCTTTCGGAACTAACCGTTCCTTGCCATATCACCCTAGGCAATCATGATGATCGGCCTGTTTTTCTGGAAGTCTTCGGTAAAGACTATGAAGCAGAGACCGGCTGCATTGATAAGGTGATAGATCACAAGGGTTACCGGACCATCTTGCTCGACTCCTCGGAGCCGGGAATACATCCGGGCGTGCTCACCGACGCGCAATATGACTGGCTGGAAGAACGGTTGCTGGAGGCAGCGGACAAGCCCGTCATCGGCATCTTGCACCACCACGCAAACCCGCTCTTCACGCGGGTCGACCGCATTATCCTGCGCGACGGCGCACGATTGGCCAATCTGCTCGCAACACATGGCGACGTTCGGCAGGTGATTGCCGGCCATGTTCATTATAATTCTACTGCGCTGTGGCGGGGCATTCCCTTTACCACAATGTCAGGGAACCATTACAACGTAACTGTGAACCTTGATGGCGGTACGTTCGAAGAACTTGATGGCCCGGCACAGATCGCAGTGATCCTTGCCGATGCGGATCAGACCTTGGTGCATTTTGACAACTATATCGATAGCAGCACTGTGATCGTTACGCGTTGA
- a CDS encoding ABC transporter permease: MIRFVTSRLFRAGLTILSVMTFAFVVLRMSGDPAQVLLGPDVPQNVVQDFRDRWGLDDPIWRQYLSYLQAMMQGDFGLSMRDRSPAIDLVMQRIPATLQLTIPALILQLAFGIPAGIYAALKQGTLADRSVIVAAIIGFTVPSFVMGLLLVLIFAVTLGALPSGGASSWQHAILPVLTMSIGGIGVLARFSRSAMIEVMGQPYIRTASAKGVRWSDVVRNHALPNAAVPIVTIVGFMVGSLIAGAIIVETIFSWPGMGRLLIVSVTNRDLAVVQCILLLVAAVMVVSNLTVDLLYGWLDPRLRQTTSAH, encoded by the coding sequence GTGATACGTTTCGTAACCTCCCGCCTCTTCCGGGCCGGGCTGACGATCTTGTCGGTGATGACATTTGCCTTTGTAGTGCTACGCATGTCGGGAGACCCGGCGCAGGTGTTGCTGGGGCCGGATGTGCCGCAGAATGTGGTGCAGGATTTCCGCGACCGCTGGGGGCTCGATGACCCGATCTGGCGCCAATATCTCTCCTACCTTCAAGCTATGATGCAAGGCGACTTTGGCCTGTCGATGCGCGACCGTTCACCCGCCATTGACCTCGTGATGCAGCGCATTCCGGCCACGTTACAACTGACAATCCCTGCGCTGATCCTGCAACTGGCCTTCGGCATCCCGGCAGGTATCTACGCCGCACTAAAGCAGGGCACACTGGCAGATCGGAGTGTGATTGTCGCGGCAATCATCGGGTTCACCGTTCCTTCCTTCGTAATGGGTTTGCTGCTGGTTTTGATCTTCGCCGTCACCTTGGGGGCTTTGCCCTCCGGCGGGGCCAGCAGTTGGCAACATGCGATCCTACCTGTGCTCACCATGAGCATCGGCGGCATCGGCGTTCTGGCCCGTTTTTCGCGCTCCGCGATGATTGAGGTGATGGGCCAGCCCTATATTCGCACAGCCTCTGCCAAAGGGGTCCGCTGGAGCGATGTTGTCCGCAACCACGCGTTACCGAATGCAGCGGTGCCGATCGTAACAATCGTAGGCTTCATGGTGGGCTCGTTAATTGCTGGTGCCATCATCGTTGAAACAATATTTAGCTGGCCGGGCATGGGGCGGTTGCTGATCGTGTCCGTCACCAATCGGGACCTGGCGGTGGTGCAATGTATCTTGCTGCTGGTCGCCGCCGTTATGGTGGTGTCAAACCTAACGGTCGACCTCCTTTACGGCTGGCTTGACCCGCGCCTGCGCCAGACAACCTCCGCACATTAA
- a CDS encoding ABC transporter permease, whose protein sequence is MAVTTVNPPRFAKRRRARLPFTVQLALFWLSAMVICALFVDLLRPYPITQMNLSTRLAPPGTPGHWLGTDELGRDVLSRLIQSVRSSLVIAFGATLLSAFFGTLLGFMAAKFRGVVEHVVVMLADFQAALPFLIMSLAVLAFFGSSMLLLVCLMGFYGWERYARITRGLAISASAQGYAAAVVQLGAKPSRVYLRHILPNVASTLIVSMTLTFPEIILMESSLSFLGLGVQPPDTSLGNMVGFGREYLTTAPWIMLSPAVVIVLTTLAISLAGDWLRDRLDPTL, encoded by the coding sequence ATGGCTGTCACTACCGTCAATCCCCCGCGCTTTGCCAAACGCCGCCGCGCGCGGTTACCCTTCACCGTGCAGCTGGCGCTATTTTGGCTTTCGGCGATGGTCATTTGCGCGCTTTTTGTAGATCTTCTGCGGCCCTATCCGATCACCCAGATGAACCTCAGCACACGGCTCGCTCCGCCGGGCACGCCGGGGCATTGGTTGGGTACAGATGAATTGGGCCGCGACGTGCTATCGCGCCTGATCCAGTCGGTGCGGTCCTCACTGGTTATCGCTTTTGGGGCGACCCTGCTTTCGGCCTTCTTTGGCACATTGCTGGGCTTCATGGCGGCCAAGTTCCGCGGCGTGGTGGAGCATGTGGTCGTGATGTTGGCGGATTTTCAAGCCGCGCTGCCCTTCCTGATTATGTCGCTGGCGGTCCTCGCGTTCTTCGGATCATCTATGCTGTTGCTTGTCTGCCTAATGGGTTTCTACGGATGGGAACGTTATGCTCGGATCACCCGCGGACTTGCCATTTCAGCAAGTGCTCAAGGATACGCCGCTGCTGTGGTTCAACTTGGTGCAAAGCCATCGCGGGTCTATCTACGCCACATTCTTCCCAATGTTGCATCGACGTTGATCGTCTCCATGACACTCACTTTCCCCGAAATTATCCTGATGGAGTCCAGCCTTTCGTTCCTAGGACTTGGGGTGCAGCCGCCCGATACAAGCCTTGGCAATATGGTGGGCTTTGGGCGCGAGTATCTCACCACGGCACCATGGATCATGCTGTCGCCTGCCGTTGTGATCGTGCTGACAACATTAGCGATCTCATTGGCCGGCGACTGGCTGCGCGACCGCCTGGACCCAACACTCTAA
- a CDS encoding ABC transporter ATP-binding protein yields the protein MNNLVEIRNLRVAFDGVPVLHGIDLDVAPGEALGLVGESGCGKSVTWLAALGLLPGKASVSGSVYLQGQDLTGAPRQALERVRGKRVAMIFQDPSSALNPVIRVGRQIIEALRLHRGLAGAAAKTEALRLMDLVGIPDARNRFNLYTHEFSGGQAQRLMIAMALAGEPDLLIADEPTTALDATIQAQILDLLITLRHEMSMATVFISHDLAAVAQVCERVCVMYAGKIVEEGPVAQLFDTPRHPYTQGLFDAIPSLSGPRRRLVPIPGTVPDPRQLPTGCAFEPRCARARTFCTQHRPELLPQPEGRQLACAYPVPVAQDAVQREKEYQ from the coding sequence ATGAACAATCTGGTCGAGATCAGAAACCTGCGGGTTGCCTTTGATGGCGTACCGGTACTGCATGGCATCGATCTTGATGTGGCTCCTGGCGAAGCCTTAGGGCTGGTCGGAGAAAGTGGCTGCGGCAAGTCTGTGACTTGGCTCGCCGCGCTTGGCCTGCTGCCGGGTAAAGCCAGCGTAAGCGGATCGGTCTACCTGCAAGGCCAGGATTTGACAGGCGCGCCGCGCCAAGCGTTGGAGCGGGTGCGGGGCAAGCGCGTTGCCATGATTTTCCAAGACCCGTCGAGCGCGCTTAACCCCGTGATCCGGGTAGGCCGGCAAATCATCGAAGCATTGCGATTGCATCGTGGACTTGCGGGGGCTGCAGCGAAGACCGAGGCGTTGCGATTGATGGACCTTGTCGGCATTCCCGACGCGCGCAACCGGTTCAATCTCTACACCCATGAATTTTCCGGCGGACAAGCACAACGCTTGATGATCGCGATGGCGCTTGCGGGCGAGCCTGACCTGCTAATCGCCGATGAGCCCACAACGGCGCTTGACGCTACAATACAGGCACAGATTCTCGATCTGTTGATCACTTTACGTCATGAGATGTCGATGGCTACAGTTTTTATCAGCCACGATCTCGCAGCTGTGGCACAGGTCTGCGAACGCGTCTGCGTGATGTATGCGGGCAAGATCGTCGAAGAAGGCCCTGTCGCGCAGCTTTTTGACACACCACGCCATCCTTACACTCAGGGGTTGTTCGACGCGATACCTTCACTCTCTGGCCCGCGGCGGCGATTGGTCCCGATCCCTGGCACCGTACCAGATCCGCGCCAACTGCCGACAGGCTGTGCGTTTGAGCCCCGTTGCGCACGCGCACGCACGTTTTGCACGCAACACCGACCAGAACTGCTGCCCCAGCCGGAAGGCCGCCAGTTGGCTTGCGCCTATCCCGTGCCAGTAGCGCAGGACGCTGTGCAGCGAGAGAAGGAGTATCAATGA
- a CDS encoding oligopeptide/dipeptide ABC transporter ATP-binding protein, with amino-acid sequence MSPLLEARELVRIYETRRGLLGRPSNVRAVDGVSLKVRRGETLGVVGESGSGKSSLGRMLLGIDTAQGGAVYIDGKAMPLFGSPEWRSLRARIQMIYQDPLAALDRRIGVAEQLREPLDIHRIGDAESRMARVHEVMLSVGLRLDQADKFPHELSGGQRQRVVIARALMTEPELLVCDEPVSALDVSIQAQVVNLLADLQRDRGLGMVFISHDLKVVRNLCDRVAVMYLGRIVEEGPADTIFSDPQHPYTQALVSSVPQPGRALNSRIILQGEPPNPGNRPPGCAFHPRCHKAEDICRHTVPETQGAGVECRAACHFAGHAARPELV; translated from the coding sequence ATGAGCCCCCTGCTAGAGGCCCGCGAGCTGGTCCGCATCTATGAAACCCGCCGTGGTCTGCTGGGGCGCCCCTCAAATGTACGGGCTGTGGATGGGGTTAGCCTCAAGGTCAGACGCGGTGAAACGTTGGGGGTGGTGGGCGAGAGCGGCTCGGGCAAGTCTTCTCTAGGACGCATGCTTTTGGGGATTGATACCGCGCAGGGCGGCGCTGTCTATATTGACGGAAAGGCTATGCCTCTTTTTGGCTCCCCCGAGTGGCGCTCCCTGCGGGCACGCATTCAAATGATCTATCAAGACCCCCTGGCCGCGTTGGACCGGCGGATTGGCGTGGCAGAGCAGCTGCGCGAACCACTGGATATTCACCGCATTGGCGATGCTGAAAGCCGCATGGCGCGCGTCCACGAAGTGATGCTATCAGTCGGTCTGCGCCTCGACCAAGCCGATAAGTTTCCGCATGAACTTTCAGGGGGGCAACGGCAGCGTGTCGTTATCGCGCGGGCACTGATGACCGAACCTGAGCTGCTGGTTTGTGACGAGCCTGTTTCGGCGCTTGACGTCTCCATTCAGGCGCAAGTGGTGAACCTGCTGGCTGACCTGCAGCGCGACCGGGGCCTTGGCATGGTCTTTATCAGCCATGATCTGAAGGTCGTTCGGAACCTCTGCGATCGGGTCGCGGTGATGTATCTGGGCCGCATCGTTGAAGAGGGCCCCGCTGATACGATATTCAGCGACCCGCAGCACCCCTATACGCAGGCTTTGGTCTCTTCAGTGCCCCAACCCGGCCGTGCACTTAACAGCCGTATCATTCTTCAGGGTGAACCGCCAAACCCCGGCAACCGCCCGCCCGGATGCGCCTTTCACCCGCGTTGCCATAAGGCTGAGGACATCTGTCGCCACACCGTTCCCGAAACCCAGGGTGCCGGCGTTGAGTGCCGCGCGGCCTGCCATTTCGCTGGCCACGCAGCACGGCCGGAACTGGTTTGA
- a CDS encoding sugar phosphate isomerase/epimerase family protein: MTPPVIGAALGTADLETYRDWILEKQRDLELQSFHAPDVLGGDWQPEADRIKALLDGYTGRLGIHGPFWGFTIHSNDPEVRAVVTKRVNQGLDVCQAVGATQMVLHSPYTAWDYNNFDNLENARDMVIQNTHATLSGAVKRAEDQGVTLVIENIEDIAPRDRRLLVESFDSPAVRLSIDTGHAHYAHGTNGGPPVDYYVRAAAGLLDHIHLQDADGYADRHWAIGEGTIRWHAVFRALAKLEEQPRLIMELRNKIGIPASIGYLTREGLGQ, from the coding sequence ATGACCCCTCCCGTCATCGGCGCGGCGCTTGGCACCGCAGACCTTGAAACCTACCGCGACTGGATACTCGAAAAGCAGCGCGATCTTGAGCTTCAATCCTTTCATGCGCCTGACGTGCTGGGGGGGGATTGGCAGCCCGAAGCTGACCGGATCAAGGCACTTTTGGATGGCTATACCGGACGTTTGGGTATCCACGGACCCTTTTGGGGCTTCACCATCCATTCAAATGACCCTGAGGTTCGCGCGGTGGTGACCAAACGGGTTAACCAAGGGTTAGATGTTTGCCAGGCTGTCGGGGCAACGCAGATGGTGCTCCATTCGCCCTATACTGCTTGGGACTACAATAATTTCGACAACCTTGAGAATGCCCGCGACATGGTGATTCAAAACACCCATGCGACGCTTTCAGGTGCCGTAAAGCGTGCGGAAGATCAGGGTGTTACGCTGGTCATTGAAAACATTGAAGACATCGCCCCGCGTGACCGTCGACTATTGGTGGAAAGTTTTGACTCTCCCGCGGTGCGCCTGTCGATCGACACGGGCCACGCCCACTATGCCCATGGCACCAATGGCGGGCCACCGGTGGATTATTACGTGCGCGCCGCAGCGGGCTTGCTGGACCATATTCATTTACAAGATGCTGATGGTTATGCTGACCGGCATTGGGCGATTGGCGAAGGAACGATCCGCTGGCATGCCGTCTTCCGCGCGCTTGCCAAACTGGAAGAACAACCACGCCTGATCATGGAACTCCGCAACAAAATCGGCATTCCAGCATCGATTGGTTATCTGACACGTGAGGGGCTTGGCCAATGA
- a CDS encoding ABC transporter substrate-binding protein: MNMNRRHVMGLMGATASGLFLPSHLRAQQNRPSIRIAVQQVVINNTLDPWNEQSNVGERALYPNLWEGLLLRDWMGNQGPVPGLATEWKRLDEKTVELKLREGVKFHNGDEMTAEDVVFSLSPERLFGDTQPAGGETIYAENFTRSTGKDIPAALPGIARRKWPSLAGVEAVDKYTVRFHNATPDVTMEGRLYAGGSIVASRRAWDEAESYDAWAKQPVTTGPYYVDDFQPDVSLTLRAHEDYWGGRPPLETITFVEVPEVASRVNGLLSGEYDFACDLPPDQIGTVMDAPGLEVQNSTIWNHRVNVFTQDHEQLQNPLVRRAMTHAIDRKAIVEALWANLTEVPAGLQFDSFRTSDMFIEGWDAPEYNPELARQMLQEAGYKGDPIPFRLLNNYYINQVPNGQILTEMWNQVGLNVEIEMKENWGQILAQDSPRGVRDWSASNTINDPISPMVVQFGPNGSAQQNREWTNAEFNDLCQVMETSTDRAKRKQAIARMLTIAEREDPAYNILHQNAVFTGMRSNLNWKAAPAFAMDFRASNWPGQS, encoded by the coding sequence CAAAACCGCCCCTCGATCAGAATTGCAGTACAGCAAGTCGTCATCAACAACACGCTGGACCCTTGGAACGAACAGTCGAATGTCGGCGAACGCGCGCTCTACCCTAACCTTTGGGAAGGGCTGCTCCTGCGCGACTGGATGGGCAACCAAGGCCCTGTGCCGGGTCTGGCGACTGAGTGGAAGCGCCTAGACGAAAAGACCGTCGAGTTGAAGCTCCGCGAAGGTGTAAAGTTCCACAATGGCGATGAGATGACTGCCGAGGACGTGGTCTTTTCACTCTCCCCCGAGCGGCTATTTGGAGACACTCAACCGGCGGGCGGCGAAACCATTTACGCAGAGAATTTTACCCGCTCCACAGGCAAGGACATCCCCGCCGCTTTGCCGGGTATCGCGCGGCGCAAATGGCCCTCGCTGGCCGGGGTGGAAGCCGTCGATAAATATACCGTGCGCTTTCATAACGCGACGCCTGATGTAACAATGGAAGGGCGCCTTTATGCTGGCGGCAGCATTGTGGCCAGCCGTCGCGCTTGGGACGAAGCAGAATCCTATGATGCTTGGGCAAAGCAACCGGTCACTACAGGCCCCTATTACGTCGACGATTTTCAGCCAGATGTCTCGCTCACCTTGCGTGCGCATGAAGACTATTGGGGCGGTCGTCCTCCCTTGGAAACAATTACCTTCGTGGAGGTGCCCGAGGTTGCAAGCCGCGTAAATGGTCTCTTGTCCGGCGAATACGACTTCGCCTGCGATTTACCGCCTGACCAGATTGGAACTGTGATGGATGCACCGGGTCTGGAAGTTCAAAACTCCACCATCTGGAACCACCGCGTCAATGTCTTCACGCAAGACCATGAGCAGTTGCAAAACCCGCTTGTGCGCCGCGCAATGACCCATGCAATTGATCGTAAGGCCATCGTTGAGGCCCTTTGGGCCAATCTAACAGAAGTACCTGCAGGCCTTCAGTTCGACAGTTTCCGGACCTCTGACATGTTCATCGAAGGTTGGGACGCCCCCGAATACAACCCAGAGCTGGCGCGCCAGATGCTTCAAGAGGCGGGTTACAAAGGCGATCCGATCCCATTCCGTCTCCTGAACAACTATTACATCAATCAGGTGCCGAACGGACAGATCCTCACTGAGATGTGGAACCAAGTCGGCCTGAACGTCGAGATCGAGATGAAGGAAAACTGGGGCCAGATTCTTGCCCAAGACAGTCCACGAGGGGTACGCGACTGGTCTGCTTCCAACACGATCAACGATCCGATCTCGCCGATGGTGGTGCAATTTGGGCCGAATGGCTCAGCCCAGCAAAACCGCGAGTGGACGAATGCAGAGTTCAACGATCTTTGCCAGGTGATGGAGACTTCGACAGACCGCGCCAAGCGCAAACAAGCCATCGCACGGATGCTGACAATCGCCGAGCGCGAAGACCCGGCTTACAATATCCTGCACCAGAACGCGGTCTTCACAGGCATGCGGTCGAACCTAAACTGGAAGGCGGCTCCCGCCTTTGCCATGGATTTCCGCGCCTCTAACTGGCCCGGTCAGTCCTAA